One stretch of Chaetodon auriga isolate fChaAug3 chromosome 18, fChaAug3.hap1, whole genome shotgun sequence DNA includes these proteins:
- the LOC143336127 gene encoding inactive serine protease 35-like, with protein sequence MNVCSGMGLSHVLCLLLCAAALTVSGKDESSEVYRWTRQSLPVLLDTHTQPLNPPLFRGQEEDEEGGGTKALCGIECQSSRPPLDQTEQERMLGYETMYENGTRTHTDVTLQGFNKTSAAHSPAHTRRKRQVYGPDGRFVISDSHFITNYPFSTAVRLSTGCSGVLISHKHVLTAAHCIHDGRDYLEGARRVRVGVLQIKTNRRRGGRRRGLRRRGRRRGEERIIEESEKQNSIDGDVVRGRKGGKGRRRRGRKEGGADNGSIGESQRGGEGSLSRIRRSAEPKKQPVFRWARVKQTRIPEGWIQTKSSTNSVSADYDYAVLELRRPVKQKFMEVGVAPSAAPPARIHFSGYDADKSLPDGRVEEKVVYRFCSVANESDDLMYQHCDAQDGATGAGVYIRLRQEAKDAGRKGKWQRRVIGVFSGHRWVEMEGGGQRDFNVAVRITPLKYVQICHWIHADPSLCKEV encoded by the exons ATGAATGTTTGCAG tGGGATGGGACTCAGTCACgtcctgtgtctgctgctctgtgcagctgcccTGACAGTTTCTGGCAAAGATGAGAGCAGCGAGGTGTACAGGTGGACCAGGCAGAGCCTCCCGGtgctgctggacacacacacacagcctttaaACCCTCCTTTGttcagagggcaggaggaggacgaggagggaggagggacaaAGGCACTTTGCGGAATAGAGTGTCAAAGTAGTCGACCGCCTCTGGACCAGACTGAGCAGGAGAGGATGCTGGGATATGAGACAATGTATGAGAATGGTACCCGCACACATACAGATGTCACTTTGCAGGGTTTTAACAAGACGTCTGCAGCCCATTCACCAGCTCATACCCGCAGGAAACGGCAGGTTTATGGACCAGATGGACGCTTTGTGATCTCTGACTCGCATTTCATCACCAACTATCCCTTTTCCACTGCTGTTCGTCTCTCCACAGGCTGCTCCGGAGTCCTGATATCCCATAAACATGTGCTAACAGCGGCACACTGCATCCATGATGGCAGGGACTACCTAGAGGGTGCCAGAAGGGTCAGAGTAGGGGTGTTACAGATCAAGACgaacagaagaagagggggcaggaggagaggattGCGGAGGAGGGGCAGGagaagaggtgaggagaggatcATAGAGGAAAGTGAGAAACAGAATAGTATAGATGGAGATGTagtcagagggaggaagggaggcaAAGGCAGGAGGCGcaggggaaggaaggagggtGGAGCTGATAATGGAAGCATAGGTGagtcacagagaggaggagaagggagtcTCAGCCGTATTCGTCGTAGCGCTGAACCCAAGAAGCAGCCCGTCTTCCGTTGGGCACGAGTTAAACAAACCCGAATCCCTGAAGGATGGATCCAAACCAAGAGCTCCACCAACTCAGTGTCCGCTGACTACGATTACGCTGTTCTGGAGCTGAGACGACCCGTCAAACAAAAGTTCATGGAGGTCGGGGTGGCGCCGTCTGCGGCCCCCCCGGCACGGATCCACTTCTCGGGCTATGATGCCGACAAAAGCCTGCCGGACGGGCGTGTGGAAGAGAAGGTGGTTTACCGTTTTTGCTCGGTGGCAAATGAGTCTGACGATTTGATGTACCAGCACTGTGACGCGCAGGACGGTGCTACAGGTGCAGGTGTTTACATTCGTCTGAGGCAGGAAGCGAAAGATGCAGGCAGGAAAGGGAAGTGGCAGCGGAGGGTGATTGGAGTGTTTTCAGGCCATCGGtgggtggagatggagggaggtgggcAGAGGGACTTTAATGTTGCAGTGAGGATTACTCCACTCAAATATGTCCAGATCTGTCACTGGATCCATGCAGATCCAAGTCTCTGTAAAGAGGTTTGA